The Kosmotoga olearia TBF 19.5.1 sequence TCTTCAGGATTTACCTGAAAAACCTTTAATGCTTTTTCAAGTTTCAGATAACCTCTCCCAACATAATCTTTGAGGTCATTGATTTCTATTTTGATATCTAAAGGCACTTTTTTCCCGGGTTTCTTAACAATCTTGCCGTTAATCGAAACCTTCCCCTGTTTGATTATATCGCTGGCTCTCGAACGGCTCGAGAAAAAGTTTCTTGCTACAAGCAATTCATCAAGTCTAAGTTTCAAACTCATCAAAAATCACCTTGTGAAGCACCAAGCCATGAGCAGGAGCTGAACTAGGAAGTTTTGATCTGTCCCGTGCTTCAAGGATTTCTTTTGTTTTTTTCGGTTCAATTCCACCAGTTCCAACTCTCATTAAAAGACCTACTATATTTCTCACCATTCTCCTGAGGAAGGAAATACCTTCAACTCTTATTAAAATGATGTTTTTCTGTAGCCTTAAAATCCTTATTCCTGTTATTGTTCTTATGGTGCTTCTGTCGTCATGACCGGTTCTGAAGGATGTAAAATCATGTTCACCGATCAGATATCTTGACGCCTGACGCATACGATTTAAGTCTACCTCATACGGAAACCACCAGAAATACTTCCTTCGAAAAAGATCCGGTTCTTTCGTATTCAGTATGTAATAGTGGTAAATCCTCTTTTTTGCCGCGAACCTTGGACTGAAGTTCGACGGGACTTCATGAATTCTCCGTACATATATGTCATCTGGAAGATTAGCATTTAAAGCATCTTTCATATGTTTGGGGGTTAGCCGGTCAAGGTTCGAGGTGAAGGCTATTACCTGACCGTAAGCATGTACGCCCGTATCGGTTCTACCTGCACCATCAGTTGGAATTTTTGCTTTATGTATTCGCTCAAGGGCTTCTTCAAAAACCCCTTGAACTGTCCTTTTGTTTGGTTGAATCTGGTATCCGAAAAAGTTACTGCCATCGTAAACTACAACCGCTGCAAATCGCTTCATGACTTCACCTCAGACCCCTTCAAAGAAATCCTTCATTTCGGTATAGGTGTAAACTATGGCGGATAAATCCTTTCTCAAACGGTTCAAATCCCCTCCGTAGGTGTTCCACAGTATTTTGGTTACAAAAATCTCCACATACCTCATGAGAAAAACTTCAAGGGATTTCCGATCTCCCTCGACTTCTGACTCTTCAAAGATTTTGATGAGCCAGTTACTGAAAAAATGTTCCTCGAAAGTCATGATGCCCCTTTCGTATTCTTTCAGCATCGTATAAACATCTTCTGTTATTTGTCTTAAAGAGAAAAACTTAGATATTGTCTCGATCGTTTCGAAATCGAAATACGATTCAACCGATTCGGGAAGTTCTGTTGAATATTTGAAATACAACAGATTGACATCACTGTGTTTCCTTTCAAAAGTAATCTTTCTTCTTATAGAACATTCGAGAGAATATGCGCTAAGGCATGTCCAGTACTTCTTTTCTAAAAGCTCCTGTGCCTGTTCTTTAGACCAGGTTGTCATCAGGCCCGTTTTGGTTCGAAAGTCAAAGGTGGCTCT is a genomic window containing:
- the truA gene encoding tRNA pseudouridine(38-40) synthase TruA; the protein is MKRFAAVVVYDGSNFFGYQIQPNKRTVQGVFEEALERIHKAKIPTDGAGRTDTGVHAYGQVIAFTSNLDRLTPKHMKDALNANLPDDIYVRRIHEVPSNFSPRFAAKKRIYHYYILNTKEPDLFRRKYFWWFPYEVDLNRMRQASRYLIGEHDFTSFRTGHDDRSTIRTITGIRILRLQKNIILIRVEGISFLRRMVRNIVGLLMRVGTGGIEPKKTKEILEARDRSKLPSSAPAHGLVLHKVIFDEFET